One Phragmites australis chromosome 23, lpPhrAust1.1, whole genome shotgun sequence DNA window includes the following coding sequences:
- the LOC133906326 gene encoding uncharacterized protein LOC133906326, translated as MQAATGSVSWVAAQPSVLGRFGGGGAPSDPARGTAHGGGRVRGVGVARCCVQEKRPPRVRKTKEERRELVESFINSYRVSNDGKFPSVNLTHKEVGGSYYIVREIVRDIIQENRVLGPGGLNATTLSFEDCTASSELSMKHELGQDNVAILDTSDGNQAGKDSVSKISNSEELISLQRNAISAQTLLGSSNIIETGVLNGAVLTGNAAGTTCLHTSLEEQDEVSWENSREMDLNSSEEQAPSFSHVSDSDKDIVLDSLGDAHEGTASSVADGVILSPEPCAIYETNGALLREHGTLPNDSHGVTTDSDVSEEHLLAETNGVLQTSVSSDNAQIIDDQFSSTISADPMDGFNSSTNSPETEDTTKTVELSKVHRLQDDFEQSLLDASLHEQENLESPDSHPSLGTEGLLQMEDKNSVLQVDESELKKSTSGFTKEEVEASDASHEQETSTTISRRTSKAQQKKEENLFWLVLRAFVIAVSKLWTK; from the exons ATGCAGGCCGCCACGGGGAGCGTCTCCTGGGTCGCCGCGCAGCCGTCCGTCCTCGGGCggttcggcggcggcggcgcgccgtCCGATCCGGCTCGGGGGACGGCACACGGCGGAGGCAGGGTCCGGGGGGTCGGCGTGGCGCGGTGCTGCGTGCAGGAGAAGCGGCCGCCGCGGGTGCGGAAGAccaaggaggagaggagggagttGGTCGAGTCCTTCATCAACAG CTACCGAGTTTCAAATGATGGAAAATTCCCGTCAGTTAACCTTACACATAAGGAAGTTGGAGGTTCATATTATATAGTTCGTGAGATTGTGAGAGATATCATCCAAGAGAACAGAGTTCTTGGTCCTGGTGGTTTGAATGCTACGACGCTGAGTTTTGAAGATTGCACTGCTTCTTCGGAGTTATCCATGAAGCATGAATTGGGCCAAGACAATGTAGCGATCTTAGATACTTCTGATGGTAATCAAGCTGGGAAGGATTCTGTGTCCAAAATATCCAACAGTGAGGAATTAATTTCATTGCAAAGGAATGCCATCAGCGCTCAAACACTGCTGGGATCATCTAATATAATAGAGACTGGTGTTCTGAATGGTGCTGTCCTAACTGGAAATGCAGCAGGTACGACATGCTTGCATACAAGCCTTGAGGAACAAGATGAAGTTTCATGGGAGAATTCAAGAGAGATGGACCTGAACAGTTCTGAAGAGCAAGCCCCTTCATTTTCTCATGTTTCTGATTCAGATAAAGACATTGTGCTAGACAGTCTGGGGGATGCTCATGAGGGGACAGCCAGTAGTGTTGCTGATGGAGTTATTCTTTCCCCAGAACCTTGTGCTATTTATGAAACAAATGGTGCACTTTTAAGAGAGCATGGGACATTACCTAATGATAGTCATGGTGTCACAACTGATAGTGACGTTAGTGAAGAACACCTCCTGGCGGAAACCAATGGTGTTCTTCAAACAAGTGTATCCAGTGACAATGCCCAGATCATAGACGACCAGTTCAGTTCTACAATATCTGCTGATCCAATGGATGGTTTTAACTCGAGTACAAATAGTCCAGAGACTGAAGACACAACCAAAACTGTTGAACTGTCTAAAGTACACAGGTTGCAAGATGACTTTGAGCAATCATTGCTTGATGCCAGCCTTCATGAGCAAGAAAACTTAGAAAGTCCTGACTCTCATCCATCATTGGGTACAGAG GGATTGTTGCAAATGGAAGACAAGAACAGTGTTTTACAGGTAGATGAAAgtgaattgaagaaatcaacgTCTGGGTTCACAAAGGAGGAGGTCGAGGCAAGCGATGCAAGTCATGAACAAGAAACAAGCACCACGATCAGCAG GAGAACTTCGAAGGCGCAgcagaagaaagaggaaaaccTATTTTGGCTTGTCCTTAGAGCGTTTGTTATTGCTGTATCCAAACTCTGGACAAAATGA